In one window of Massilibacterium senegalense DNA:
- a CDS encoding dihydroorotate dehydrogenase → MSRLQVELPGLQLKNPIMPASGCFGFGREYAQFYDLSKLGAIMIKATTVEPRYGNPTPRVAETPSGMLNAIGLQNPGLDVVLEHELPFLAQYDVPIIANIAGSEAEDYVQVAEKISKAPNVKALELNISCPNVKHGGIMFGTVPEVAAGLTKLVKEVSEVPVYVKLSPNVTDIVEMAQAIEEAGADGLTMINTLIGMRIDLKTRKPVIANQTGGLSGPAVKPVAVRMIYQVSQAVSIPIIGMGGVMTAEDAVELMMAGASAVAVGTANFVNPYACPEIIDELPTIIDELGFAHITDVTGVSHNGGKGRHNRSGLCLNE, encoded by the coding sequence ATGAGTCGATTACAAGTGGAATTACCAGGTTTACAATTAAAAAATCCGATTATGCCTGCTTCTGGTTGTTTTGGTTTTGGACGTGAGTATGCACAATTTTACGATTTAAGTAAACTAGGTGCGATTATGATTAAAGCAACAACCGTGGAGCCACGATACGGAAATCCGACTCCGCGTGTTGCAGAAACGCCAAGTGGGATGCTAAATGCGATTGGATTACAAAATCCAGGGCTTGATGTGGTATTAGAACACGAACTACCGTTTTTAGCGCAATATGATGTACCAATTATTGCGAACATTGCGGGTAGTGAAGCAGAAGATTACGTGCAAGTAGCAGAAAAAATTTCAAAAGCTCCGAATGTAAAAGCGTTAGAACTAAACATTTCTTGCCCAAATGTAAAACACGGTGGCATTATGTTTGGTACGGTTCCAGAAGTTGCAGCGGGGTTAACGAAATTAGTAAAAGAAGTGTCAGAAGTACCTGTGTACGTGAAATTATCGCCAAATGTTACCGATATTGTAGAAATGGCGCAAGCGATTGAAGAAGCAGGGGCAGATGGCTTGACAATGATCAATACGTTAATCGGAATGCGCATTGATTTAAAAACAAGAAAACCGGTTATTGCGAATCAAACAGGTGGCCTTTCTGGGCCAGCAGTGAAACCAGTAGCAGTACGAATGATTTATCAAGTATCACAAGCGGTTTCTATCCCTATTATCGGTATGGGAGGCGTGATGACAGCGGAAGATGCGGTTGAATTAATGATGGCTGGAGCGAGTGCGGTGGCTGTGGGAACAGCAAACTTTGTTAATCCGTATGCTTGCCCAGAAATTATTGATGAATTGCCTACGATTATAGATGAACTAGGTTTTGCACACATCACAGATGTTACGGGGGTGAGTCACAATGGTGGAAAAGGACGTCATAATCGCTCTGGACTTTGCCTCAACGAATGA
- a CDS encoding class I SAM-dependent methyltransferase — translation MRKFDAKEFDELVCFFDDMVQTNWLSSIHERLKELTGSWQNQDVLDVGCGTGRFLIRGINEARSVTGIDLSPGMIEFAEKIVQESNVATKATFLAGDACALPFPNQSFDVVIATCLLFLLPNPEDGLKEMMRVVKPNGKLAILNPSEQLTEQVAENICNEYGLEGFERKSFLHWAKVATRRHRYAKETFSSWFYPYAISSIQHHTVFHDCALLSIIKR, via the coding sequence TTGCGTAAATTTGATGCAAAAGAATTTGATGAATTGGTTTGTTTCTTTGATGATATGGTACAAACTAATTGGCTGTCTTCAATCCATGAACGATTAAAAGAGTTAACAGGATCATGGCAAAACCAAGATGTGCTAGATGTAGGCTGTGGAACAGGACGGTTTTTAATTCGTGGAATAAACGAAGCTCGTTCGGTAACAGGTATTGATTTATCACCAGGAATGATTGAATTTGCCGAGAAAATTGTCCAAGAAAGTAATGTTGCTACCAAAGCGACTTTTTTAGCAGGAGATGCGTGTGCGTTACCTTTTCCAAATCAATCTTTTGATGTAGTCATTGCAACTTGTTTATTGTTTTTACTTCCAAATCCGGAAGATGGATTAAAGGAAATGATGCGAGTCGTGAAACCAAACGGTAAACTCGCCATTTTAAATCCATCGGAGCAATTAACCGAACAGGTAGCAGAAAACATTTGCAATGAATATGGGTTAGAAGGATTTGAGCGAAAAAGCTTTTTACACTGGGCGAAAGTAGCGACAAGAAGACATCGTTACGCCAAAGAAACATTTTCATCATGGTTTTATCCATACGCTATTTCCAGTATTCAACACCATACTGTTTTTCATGATTGTGCGTTATTATCGATTATTAAACGCTAA
- the pyrE gene encoding orotate phosphoribosyltransferase — protein MSLQEKIAGHLLDIEAVSLKPSDPFTWSSGIKSPIYCDNRLTLSFPSVRRDIENGLVQLIREHFQEVEVIAGTATAGIPHAALVSELMDLPMVYVRSKAKGHGKGNQIEGRITSGQKVVVIEDLISTGGSAITAAKALREAGATVLGIAAIFTYELEAGKRNLEENHMKAYTLTDFSTLEKVALEKGYIQHDERNKLAKWKQNPQSSDWLSE, from the coding sequence ATGAGTTTACAAGAAAAAATTGCCGGACATTTACTAGATATTGAAGCTGTTTCGTTAAAACCAAGTGATCCATTTACATGGTCTTCAGGAATAAAATCACCCATTTATTGTGATAATCGTTTAACTTTAAGTTTTCCTAGTGTCCGTCGTGATATTGAAAATGGTTTAGTTCAATTAATTCGCGAACATTTTCAGGAGGTTGAAGTGATTGCTGGTACAGCGACTGCTGGTATTCCACATGCTGCGCTTGTAAGTGAATTAATGGATTTACCGATGGTGTATGTACGTAGTAAAGCAAAAGGGCACGGAAAAGGAAATCAAATCGAAGGTCGGATTACAAGCGGACAAAAGGTAGTTGTGATTGAAGATTTAATTTCAACGGGTGGAAGTGCGATTACTGCTGCGAAAGCACTTCGTGAAGCAGGAGCAACAGTGCTAGGTATTGCAGCTATTTTTACGTACGAATTAGAAGCAGGAAAACGTAATTTAGAAGAGAACCATATGAAAGCATATACATTAACTGATTTTTCAACACTTGAAAAAGTGGCACTTGAAAAAGGGTATATTCAACACGATGAGCGCAACAAATTAGCAAAATGGAAACAAAATCCTCAATCAAGTGATTGGTTAAGCGAATAA
- a CDS encoding carbamoyl phosphate synthase small subunit, with translation MKRQLILEDGSFFVGEAFGSSTEVTGEVIFSTGMTGYQETITNPGALGTIVTFTYPLIGNYGINRDDFEAIKPWVQGVVVKEVCTHPSNFRSEKTLDEYLKEYDIPGIANIDTRKLTRLIRDKGTLKGRICSADVSVEEVVEELKATNLPTDQVKQVSTKDPYVSPGRGHRVVMVDYGMKHGLLRELIKRQCDIVVVPYDTTAEEILRLSPDGILLSNGPGNPKDIQDSIEAVKALLGKVPVFGIGLGHQVLALAAGADTEKMKHGHNGGNAVKVVATGKVDITSQAHGYVVTTNSVTKTDLEVTHVSLNDETIEGLRHTKYPAFSVQFHPEASPGAEDANGVFDQFITLIENTKKEGM, from the coding sequence ATGAAAAGACAATTAATTTTAGAAGATGGCTCATTTTTTGTAGGAGAAGCATTTGGTAGTTCAACAGAAGTGACAGGTGAAGTGATTTTTTCAACAGGCATGACAGGATACCAAGAAACGATTACAAATCCGGGAGCATTAGGAACGATTGTTACATTTACGTATCCGCTAATTGGAAATTACGGGATCAATCGTGATGACTTTGAAGCAATTAAGCCTTGGGTACAAGGAGTTGTCGTAAAAGAAGTTTGTACACATCCTTCTAATTTCCGTTCTGAAAAAACATTAGATGAGTATTTAAAAGAATACGACATTCCAGGAATTGCAAATATTGATACACGTAAATTAACGAGACTTATTCGCGACAAAGGGACATTAAAAGGACGCATTTGCTCAGCAGATGTTTCAGTGGAAGAAGTAGTAGAAGAATTAAAAGCAACGAACTTACCAACAGATCAAGTAAAACAAGTGTCTACAAAAGACCCTTACGTTTCACCAGGACGAGGACATCGAGTAGTGATGGTGGATTATGGAATGAAACACGGATTATTACGCGAGTTAATCAAACGTCAATGTGATATCGTTGTTGTCCCATATGATACAACAGCAGAAGAAATTTTACGCTTATCACCAGATGGGATCCTTTTAAGTAACGGACCAGGGAATCCAAAAGATATTCAAGATTCTATCGAAGCAGTAAAAGCATTATTAGGAAAAGTACCTGTATTCGGCATCGGACTTGGCCATCAAGTGCTTGCCTTAGCAGCAGGTGCAGATACAGAAAAAATGAAGCATGGTCATAACGGCGGAAATGCGGTGAAAGTAGTAGCAACAGGAAAAGTAGATATTACATCACAAGCACACGGATATGTGGTGACAACCAACTCTGTAACGAAAACAGATTTAGAAGTTACGCATGTTTCTTTAAATGATGAAACGATTGAAGGGCTTCGTCATACGAAATACCCAGCATTTTCTGTACAATTCCATCCAGAAGCGTCACCAGGAGCGGAAGACGCAAACGGCGTGTTCGACCAGTTCATCACACTCATCGAAAATACAAAGAAAGAGGGAATGTAA
- a CDS encoding dihydroorotase, translated as MGILLKNGVILNESGDLVQASVLVEDGKIAKIAPTLEEATHEVIDVEGKLISPGFVDLHIHLREPGGEHKETIATGTLAAAKGGFTTVAAMPNTRPVPDTKEQLQWLNERVKETGHVRVLPYASITVREAGKELTNFKELKEAGAFAFTDDGVGVQEAKMMYEAMQQASGLDMAIVAHCEDNSLIYKGCVHEGIFSKKQGLNGIPSICESVQIARDVLLAEAANVHYHVCHISTKESVRVVRDAKKAGIRVTCEVTPHHLLLSDLDIPGNDANYKMNPPLRSIEDKQALIVGLLDGTIDFIATDHAPHTAEEKAEGMELAPFGIVGLETAFPLLYTNFVKTGIITLKQLIDYLAIKPAETFNLPYGTLAEGSIADITVIDLKHEEEIDANSFVSKGKNTPFNGWKCAGWPVLTIVDGKTVWTKE; from the coding sequence ATGGGTATTTTATTGAAAAATGGTGTGATCTTAAATGAGTCAGGTGATTTGGTGCAAGCGTCTGTTTTAGTAGAAGACGGGAAAATTGCAAAAATTGCTCCGACGTTAGAAGAAGCAACACACGAAGTAATCGATGTCGAAGGAAAGTTGATTAGCCCAGGGTTTGTCGATTTACATATTCATTTACGTGAACCTGGCGGAGAGCATAAAGAAACGATTGCAACAGGAACACTCGCTGCAGCAAAAGGTGGTTTCACAACGGTAGCAGCAATGCCGAACACTCGTCCAGTGCCAGATACAAAAGAGCAATTACAATGGCTGAACGAACGTGTTAAAGAAACAGGTCATGTACGCGTTCTTCCATACGCTTCTATTACAGTAAGAGAAGCAGGAAAAGAATTAACAAACTTTAAAGAGCTAAAAGAAGCAGGAGCATTTGCTTTTACAGATGATGGTGTTGGGGTACAAGAAGCAAAAATGATGTATGAAGCAATGCAACAAGCAAGCGGGTTAGACATGGCGATTGTCGCACATTGTGAAGATAACTCACTTATTTATAAAGGATGCGTACACGAAGGAATATTTAGTAAAAAACAAGGACTAAACGGAATTCCTTCAATTTGTGAATCGGTACAAATTGCACGCGATGTGTTGTTAGCAGAAGCAGCAAATGTGCACTATCACGTTTGTCATATTAGTACAAAAGAATCGGTACGTGTGGTGCGAGATGCTAAAAAAGCAGGGATTCGCGTAACATGTGAAGTAACACCACATCACTTATTGCTATCAGACCTAGACATTCCAGGAAACGATGCAAATTATAAAATGAATCCACCGCTTCGTAGCATTGAAGATAAACAGGCGTTGATTGTGGGATTATTAGATGGAACGATTGATTTTATTGCAACGGATCATGCGCCACATACTGCAGAAGAAAAAGCAGAAGGAATGGAATTGGCACCGTTTGGAATCGTTGGATTAGAAACAGCTTTCCCACTTTTATATACAAATTTTGTGAAAACAGGCATCATCACATTAAAGCAACTGATTGATTATTTAGCAATAAAACCAGCAGAAACATTTAACTTACCATATGGAACATTAGCAGAAGGTAGCATTGCAGATATTACTGTGATTGACTTAAAGCATGAAGAAGAAATTGATGCAAATTCATTTGTATCAAAAGGTAAAAATACACCATTCAATGGCTGGAAATGTGCTGGCTGGCCAGTACTTACAATCGTAGATGGAAAAACGGTTTGGACGAAGGAGTGA
- the pyrF gene encoding orotidine-5'-phosphate decarboxylase has translation MEKDVIIALDFASTNEVKEFLQPFKGEPLYVKVGMELYYQTGPALLEWLKQENYRIFLDLKLHDIPNTVKKAMQGLATLGVDMVNVHAAGGISMMHAAKEGLEIGASGSHRPLCIAVTQLTSTSKQVMNEEILLAGEVQEIVRAYATHAKQAGLDGVVSSALEVPTIKEACGQPFLTVTPGIRLLGDATQDQKRVVTPDKACQLGSDFIVVGRSITQAKDPLARYREVKQLWEDNNQ, from the coding sequence GTGGAAAAGGACGTCATAATCGCTCTGGACTTTGCCTCAACGAATGAAGTAAAAGAGTTTTTACAACCATTTAAAGGGGAACCGTTATATGTAAAAGTTGGAATGGAACTGTACTATCAAACAGGCCCAGCTCTATTAGAATGGTTAAAACAAGAAAATTATCGTATTTTTCTTGATTTAAAACTACATGATATTCCCAATACCGTAAAAAAAGCAATGCAGGGATTAGCGACGTTAGGTGTGGACATGGTGAACGTGCATGCAGCAGGCGGTATTAGCATGATGCATGCAGCAAAAGAAGGATTAGAAATCGGTGCGAGTGGTTCTCATCGTCCACTTTGTATTGCTGTAACACAATTAACGAGTACATCGAAGCAAGTGATGAACGAAGAAATATTACTTGCTGGAGAAGTACAAGAAATTGTACGCGCCTATGCGACTCACGCTAAACAAGCAGGACTGGATGGGGTTGTGTCTAGTGCTTTAGAAGTTCCAACGATAAAAGAAGCGTGTGGACAACCATTTTTGACTGTCACACCAGGTATTCGATTACTCGGTGACGCTACACAAGACCAAAAACGTGTCGTAACACCTGATAAAGCGTGCCAATTAGGTAGTGACTTTATCGTTGTTGGACGTAGTATTACACAAGCAAAAGATCCGCTTGCTCGTTACCGAGAAGTGAAACAATTATGGGAGGATAACAATCAATGA
- a CDS encoding dihydroorotate dehydrogenase electron transfer subunit yields MKKERMTIVQHSEIARNIYELKVTGSITNDIQEPGQFVHLRVTDRTDPLLRRPISICNVDVDTQMLTMIYRAEGKGTKLLAQKDAGQKIDVLGPLGHGFPIDHIQEGQEVLLVGGGIGVPPLYYLSKQLKSRGARVTHVFGFQTKDVVFYEEAFQKLGPTYIATVDGTHGHQGFVTDVIKAEQLETFETLYSCGPLPMLKALQTAYGDRDVYISLEERMGCGIGACFACVCHTPEGETSYKKVCSDGPVFKAGEVIL; encoded by the coding sequence ATGAAAAAAGAACGGATGACGATTGTACAACATAGTGAAATTGCACGAAATATTTATGAATTAAAAGTAACAGGCTCGATTACTAATGATATTCAAGAACCAGGACAATTTGTTCACTTACGAGTCACAGATAGAACCGATCCACTTTTACGTAGACCAATTAGTATTTGTAACGTCGACGTGGATACACAAATGTTAACGATGATTTATCGTGCAGAAGGAAAAGGAACAAAATTATTAGCACAAAAAGATGCGGGACAAAAAATTGATGTATTAGGTCCACTCGGACATGGGTTTCCAATTGACCATATTCAAGAAGGACAAGAAGTATTATTAGTAGGTGGCGGCATTGGGGTTCCGCCTCTCTACTACTTGTCTAAACAATTAAAAAGTCGCGGTGCTCGTGTAACACACGTGTTTGGCTTTCAAACAAAGGACGTCGTGTTTTATGAAGAAGCGTTTCAAAAATTAGGTCCAACGTATATTGCGACGGTTGACGGCACACATGGTCATCAAGGATTTGTAACGGACGTGATCAAAGCAGAACAACTAGAAACGTTTGAGACGCTATATAGTTGTGGACCATTACCGATGTTAAAAGCATTGCAAACAGCTTATGGTGACCGGGATGTATACATTTCATTAGAAGAAAGAATGGGATGCGGCATTGGGGCTTGTTTTGCATGTGTATGCCATACGCCAGAAGGCGAAACAAGCTATAAAAAAGTATGTAGTGATGGACCAGTATTCAAAGCAGGAGAGGTGATTTTATGA
- a CDS encoding aspartate carbamoyltransferase catalytic subunit — protein MNHLLTMAELPIKEVTELLDDAERFSKGEIDKVSEQTFIANLFFEPSTRTRNSFEVAEKKLGLDVLNIHTDASSVQKGETLYDTIRALEEIGIQAVVIRHFEDDYFEPLRHMVHIPILNAGDGCGNHPTQSLLDLLTIRQEFGQFKGLKVVIAGDLTHSRVAKSNANILSRLGAELIFTGPKEWFENNGDFSVGTYLPMDEAVKEADVMMLLRIQHERHEHLMEMSKAEYHHMYGLTEERYNQLKDYCIIMHPGPVNRDVELASSLVESKKSRIFKQIHNGVFVRMAAIKRALQR, from the coding sequence ATGAATCATTTGTTGACGATGGCAGAATTACCAATAAAAGAAGTAACGGAATTATTAGACGATGCAGAACGATTTTCAAAAGGAGAAATCGATAAAGTTTCGGAACAAACGTTTATTGCCAACTTATTTTTTGAACCGAGTACACGCACAAGAAATAGTTTCGAAGTGGCGGAAAAAAAGCTAGGACTCGATGTGTTAAACATCCATACAGATGCTTCAAGCGTACAAAAAGGCGAAACACTTTATGACACGATTAGAGCGCTTGAAGAGATTGGCATCCAAGCAGTAGTCATTCGTCATTTTGAAGATGATTATTTTGAACCGTTACGTCACATGGTTCATATCCCCATCTTAAATGCAGGAGATGGTTGTGGAAATCATCCGACGCAATCGCTTCTTGATCTTTTAACGATTCGCCAAGAGTTTGGTCAATTTAAAGGATTAAAAGTAGTCATTGCAGGGGATTTAACACATAGTAGGGTTGCAAAATCTAATGCAAACATTTTATCTAGATTAGGCGCAGAGTTAATTTTTACAGGACCAAAAGAGTGGTTTGAAAATAATGGAGACTTTTCAGTTGGGACATATCTTCCGATGGATGAAGCAGTGAAAGAAGCAGATGTGATGATGCTCTTACGGATTCAACACGAAAGACATGAGCATTTAATGGAAATGTCGAAAGCAGAATATCATCACATGTATGGGCTGACAGAAGAACGATACAACCAATTGAAGGATTATTGTATTATCATGCACCCAGGCCCTGTAAACCGAGATGTAGAACTTGCTTCATCTTTAGTAGAATCTAAAAAGTCACGTATTTTTAAACAAATTCATAACGGTGTATTCGTCCGAATGGCTGCGATCAAACGGGCATTACAACGATAA
- the carB gene encoding carbamoyl-phosphate synthase large subunit, protein MPKRTDIKKILVVGSGPIVIGQAAEFDYAGTQACQSLKEEGYEVVLVNSNPATIMTDTTMADKVYIEPLTVEFVSRIIRKERPDAILPTLGGQTGLNIAVDLAKSGVLDECGVEILGTKLSAIEQAEDRELFRNLMNELGEPVPDSAIIHTLEEAYEFVNQIGYPVIVRPAYTLGGTGGGIVENEEELIEIVSNGLKLSPVSQCLLEKSIAGFKEIEYEVIRDAYDNAIVICNMENVDPVGVHTGDSIVVAPTQTLTDRENQMMRNASLKIIRALGIEGGCNVQLALDPDSFQYYLIEVNPRVSRSSALASKATGYPIAKISSKIAVGMSLAEMINPVTGTSYAAVEPTIDYVVAKIPRWPFDKFESANRQLGTQMKATGEVMSMGRNFEEAILKAIRSLETGAIHLEIEEMKQLDEETLAKRIKSADDERIFVIAEAFRRGKSIEYVHELCKMDRFFLQKFYHIISFEKELQQHKQDVQYLKQAKQIGFADNTIAKLWGVEENAVYQMRLTENIQPVYKKVDTCAAEFVSNTPYFYSTYEEENESIVTEKPSVIVLGSGPIRIGQGVEFDYATVHSVWAIKEAGYEAIIMNNNPETVSTDFTISDKLYFEPLTIEDVMNVINLEKPVGVVVQFGGQTAINLAEKLAAHGVKILGTSLEDMDRAENRDKFEQALKELGIPQPLGNTATSVPEAVKIASEIGYPVLVRPSYVLGGRAMEIVYKEEELLHYMENAVKINPDHPVLIDRYLVGKELEVDGISDGENVYIPGIMEHIERAGVHSGDSIAVYPPQTISQEVKDKLIDRTIKLARGLNIVGLLNIQFVLHDNEVYVIEVNPRSSRTVPFLSKITGVPMANLATKVILGQKLPELGYETGYHAESDEVSVKVPVFSFAKLRRVDISLGPEMKSTGEVMGRDKTLEKALFKGLIASGMNMPTHGTVLFTVADKDKEETLPLVQKFHNFGFRILATEGTAQMIRKANIPVQVVNKIGTESPNLLDIIRKGEAHFIVNTLTKGKQPARDGFRIRREAVENNVVCLTSLDTTKAVLRVLEALTFTAEAMPSFETNK, encoded by the coding sequence ATGCCAAAACGTACGGATATTAAGAAAATCTTAGTAGTTGGTTCAGGGCCTATTGTGATCGGACAAGCAGCAGAGTTTGACTATGCAGGTACACAAGCTTGTCAATCACTAAAAGAAGAAGGATACGAAGTAGTTCTTGTTAACTCTAACCCTGCGACGATTATGACGGATACAACCATGGCAGATAAAGTTTACATTGAACCTTTAACGGTTGAATTTGTGAGCCGAATTATTCGTAAAGAGCGTCCAGATGCCATCCTTCCAACACTAGGTGGACAAACAGGATTAAACATCGCAGTAGACCTTGCAAAAAGCGGTGTGTTAGATGAATGTGGCGTGGAAATTTTAGGAACGAAATTATCTGCTATTGAGCAAGCAGAAGACCGTGAATTGTTCCGTAATTTAATGAACGAATTAGGAGAACCAGTCCCAGATAGTGCGATTATTCATACTTTAGAGGAAGCGTATGAATTCGTAAACCAAATTGGGTACCCAGTAATTGTTCGTCCGGCTTATACACTTGGAGGAACTGGTGGAGGAATTGTTGAAAACGAAGAAGAACTAATCGAAATTGTTTCAAACGGATTAAAACTAAGCCCAGTTTCTCAATGTTTATTAGAAAAAAGTATTGCTGGCTTTAAAGAAATTGAATATGAAGTAATTCGCGATGCGTATGATAATGCCATTGTGATTTGTAATATGGAAAACGTCGATCCGGTTGGGGTTCACACTGGGGATTCTATTGTTGTCGCACCGACGCAAACATTAACGGATCGTGAAAACCAAATGATGAGAAATGCATCATTAAAAATTATCCGTGCGTTAGGAATTGAAGGTGGTTGTAACGTACAATTAGCGTTAGACCCTGATAGCTTTCAATATTACTTAATCGAAGTAAACCCTCGGGTAAGTCGTTCAAGTGCATTAGCGTCTAAAGCAACTGGTTATCCAATCGCAAAAATTTCATCTAAAATTGCGGTAGGAATGTCACTTGCAGAAATGATTAACCCAGTAACAGGTACATCTTATGCAGCAGTAGAGCCAACAATTGACTATGTTGTGGCGAAAATTCCACGTTGGCCGTTTGATAAATTTGAGTCGGCAAACCGTCAACTAGGAACACAAATGAAAGCGACTGGTGAAGTAATGTCGATGGGGCGTAACTTTGAAGAAGCTATTTTAAAAGCAATTCGTTCATTGGAAACAGGCGCTATTCACTTAGAAATCGAAGAAATGAAACAATTAGATGAAGAAACATTAGCGAAGCGGATTAAAAGTGCGGATGACGAACGAATTTTCGTAATTGCAGAAGCCTTCCGTCGCGGTAAATCGATTGAATATGTACATGAACTATGTAAAATGGATCGCTTCTTCTTACAAAAGTTTTATCACATCATTTCATTTGAAAAAGAATTACAACAACATAAACAAGACGTACAGTATTTAAAACAAGCGAAACAAATCGGCTTTGCAGATAACACGATTGCTAAACTTTGGGGTGTAGAAGAAAACGCCGTGTATCAAATGCGTTTAACAGAAAACATCCAACCAGTGTACAAAAAAGTAGATACTTGTGCAGCGGAATTTGTGTCTAATACACCATACTTCTACAGCACATACGAAGAAGAAAACGAATCCATTGTCACAGAAAAACCAAGTGTTATCGTACTAGGATCTGGTCCTATCCGAATTGGTCAAGGGGTTGAATTTGACTATGCAACGGTTCATTCGGTATGGGCAATCAAAGAAGCTGGTTACGAAGCAATTATTATGAACAATAACCCAGAAACGGTATCAACAGACTTTACCATTTCTGATAAACTATATTTTGAACCACTAACAATTGAAGATGTGATGAATGTTATTAATTTAGAAAAACCAGTCGGAGTTGTCGTTCAATTTGGTGGACAAACAGCGATTAACTTAGCAGAAAAATTAGCGGCACACGGAGTGAAAATTCTTGGTACAAGTTTAGAAGACATGGACCGTGCCGAAAATCGCGATAAATTTGAACAAGCATTAAAAGAATTGGGCATTCCACAACCGTTAGGAAATACTGCAACAAGTGTTCCAGAAGCAGTAAAAATCGCAAGTGAAATCGGTTATCCTGTATTAGTTCGTCCATCTTATGTACTTGGTGGACGTGCGATGGAAATCGTGTACAAAGAAGAAGAACTTCTTCACTATATGGAAAACGCGGTGAAAATTAATCCAGATCATCCAGTGTTAATAGACCGTTATTTAGTCGGAAAAGAATTAGAAGTAGATGGCATTAGCGACGGAGAAAATGTGTATATTCCTGGTATCATGGAACATATCGAACGTGCTGGGGTTCACTCTGGTGACTCGATTGCTGTGTATCCGCCACAAACGATTTCTCAAGAAGTGAAAGACAAATTAATTGATCGTACTATTAAATTAGCACGCGGATTAAACATTGTCGGTTTATTAAATATCCAATTTGTTCTTCATGATAACGAAGTATATGTTATAGAAGTAAACCCTCGTTCTAGCCGTACCGTACCATTTTTAAGTAAAATTACAGGCGTGCCGATGGCGAACTTAGCGACAAAAGTAATTTTAGGTCAAAAATTGCCGGAATTAGGTTATGAAACAGGATATCACGCGGAAAGTGACGAAGTAAGTGTCAAAGTACCGGTCTTCTCATTTGCAAAATTACGTCGTGTTGATATTTCACTCGGACCTGAAATGAAATCAACTGGGGAAGTAATGGGACGAGATAAAACGTTAGAAAAAGCATTGTTTAAAGGGTTAATTGCTTCCGGAATGAACATGCCAACGCATGGAACAGTATTATTTACAGTAGCGGATAAAGATAAAGAAGAAACATTACCACTTGTGCAAAAATTCCATAACTTTGGTTTTAGAATTTTAGCAACGGAAGGAACAGCACAAATGATTCGCAAAGCAAATATCCCAGTTCAAGTCGTGAATAAAATTGGGACAGAAAGCCCTAATTTATTAGATATCATTCGCAAAGGGGAAGCGCACTTTATCGTCAACACGTTAACAAAAGGGAAACAACCAGCGCGTGATGGCTTCCGTATTCGACGGGAAGCAGTAGAAAACAACGTTGTTTGTTTAACAAGTTTAGATACGACAAAAGCGGTTTTACGAGTATTAGAAGCGTTAACCTTTACAGCAGAAGCAATGCCATCTTTTGAAACAAATAAATAA